A section of the Plasmodium knowlesi strain H genome assembly, chromosome: 3 genome encodes:
- a CDS encoding Pf52-like protein — MRRILLGCLVACFFEKWVCLCRKINDLISLGHVNVCTIDMRISDAQECVLENKFGKAFLFVCYSGEYLDMRSEIIPASCAHRTFINLSDPTEFSADNDTYELFQNLIGTNNSNLNGNFLFFGTPYSNKDIDLSCLCYGEGKEKVKHVMKLVFKKTKKKIKGCDFGYNILSRRDLTNNIELNRNAPCVIHAYPGDVIGINCYKKERNHSYNEKLELVPNNCFHSVQYGNDIILSTNNLIPNSRVIPDSTTDVNLSPMHSYMSYMILPKDMTMTGKISCQCKRGGFVGSMFIYLKTANNLLYDSNGIDRIIEKENVQENSDEGWRGRIRKEAESNQGKRESEIKTDVKENNEREQDIHNHYNNINSIYYNSGIIHPSRRYDYREQSQSGHRNEGKESSVDEPISESNTYSYSNDKNFSRESFGNKVPNENNYDAYYMGIGEGFSRGPQRRKKRTFWENLFGLSSSSQFSSFNAFILSFLGFIYAGYSPL; from the coding sequence ATGAGGCGGATTCTGCTGGGGTGCTTAGTGGCCTGCTTCTTTGAGAAGTGGGTGTGTTTGTGCAGGAAGATAAACGACCTGATCAGCTTGGGACATGTAAATGTCTGTACGATAGATATGAGGATATCGGATGCCCAAGAGTGCGTCTTGGAGAATAAGTTCGGGAaggcatttttatttgtgtgtTACTCAGGTGAATACTTGGATATGAGATCAGAAATAATTCCAGCAAGTTGTGCCCATAGGACATTCATAAATTTAAGTGATCCCACTGAATTCTCCGCAGATAATGATACCTACGAATTGTTTCAAAATTTAATAGGTACTAACAACTCTAATTTGAATGggaactttttattttttggaacCCCCTATTCGAATAAAGACATAGATCTGAGTTGCTTATGTtacggagaaggaaaggaaaaagttaaacATGTGATGAAATtggtatttaaaaaaacgaaaaaaaaaataaaaggttgTGATTTTGGTTATAATATTTTGTCAAGAAGAGATTTAACAAATAACATTGAGTTGAATAGAAATGCTCCTTGTGTGATTCATGCCTACCCAGGGGATGTGATAGGTATTAACTGTTACAAGAAGGAGCGTAACCATTCATATAATGAAAAGTTGGAGCTAGTGCCCAACAATTGCTTCCATAGTGTTCAATATGGAAATGACATTATTTTGTCTACTAACAATTTGATTCCAAATTCGAGAGTCATTCCAGATTCAACAACAGATGTGAATTTGTCTCCAATGCATTCCTACATGTCTTATATGATACTACCGAAGGATATGACCATGACAGGTAAAATCAGCTGTCAGTGTAAACGCGGGGGATTTGTGGGGTCCATGTTCATTTATTTGAAGACTGCAAATAATTTGCTATATGACTCCAATGGGATCGATAGAATtatcgaaaaggaaaatgtccAAGAGAATTCAGATGAAGGATGGAGAGGACGTATAAGAAAGGAGGCAGAGTCTAACCaggggaaaagagaaagtgaAATCAAAACAgatgtgaaggaaaataacgAAAGGGAGCAAGATATTCATAAccattataataatataaacaGCATCTATTACAACTCTGGGATTATCCACCCTAGTAGGAGATATGACTATCGAGAACAAAGTCAGAGTGGCCACCGAAACGAGGGAAAAGAATCCAGTGTAGATGAACCCATCAGTGAAAGTAACACTTACAGCTATagtaatgataaaaattttagcCGTGAAAGTTTTGGAAACAAAGTAcccaatgaaaataattacgaTGCTTATTACATGGGCATTGGTGAAGGATTCAGTAGGGGCCCACAacgaagaaagaagaggacATTTTGGGAAAACCTATTTGGgttgtcttcttcttcccagttttcctcttttaatGCGTTcatactttcctttttggggTTCATCTACGCTGGTTATTCGCCCCTGTAG